The DNA region GCGGCTCGCCCGCCACGCGTCCGAGCCCGGCTGGGAAGCAGCCGTCCCCGGACTCACCCGTTCTGACGGCCATGGTGCGCGAGCTGGCCACCGGCAACGCCGCAACGACCTGACCCGCCTCAGCCGACGCACCGCCCGGGCCCGGCGCACCCACAGCGGGGAGCGCAGCCCGGCGCGCCGCGGGCACGGAAAAGCCGGAGGCCCAGTGGATCGCTCCACTGGGCCTCCGGCCTGCTGTGCACTCGGCAGGATTCGAACCTGCAACCTTCTGATCCGTAGTCAGATGCTCTATCCGTTGAGCTACGAGTGCGGGCGTTGCGGCCCTACGGGGGCCGGTCGGCGTTGCGTGGACAACATTACATGAGGCGGCGCGGGAGGTGAAATCGATACCGCGGGGGTGGGGTGAGCTGGGGAAACGCGTGGTGGGGCGGGTTCGGGGCGGGGCGGCGAGGGGCGCGCGGGCAGGGGTGGAACGCGGAGGAGCCCCGGCCGGGTGGGCGGGGCTCCTGAGTGGGGTGGTGATGGCGGAGGCGGAGGGATTTGAACCCTCGATGGACGGTAAAGCCCAAACCGCATTAGCAGTGCGGCGCCATAGACCGGACTAGGCGACGCCTCCTGGGTACGTGCCCCGTGGTGCGGGCGCGTGGGGGAATGATGGCACAGCCGGGAGGGCTGCGACCAATCCGAGAATACGGTACAAGGCCGTGGCTGGGCAGGGCAAAGGGGTTGGCCGGCCCGGCAGGTCCCTGGCGCTGCCTGGTGGCGCTGCCTGGTGGCCATGGCCCCCGGGTTGCGCGAGTCCTCCCGGTCACGGTGATCCCCGGTCCAGGCGGTCCGCGCCCGGCCCCGGTGGTCCGCACCCGGCCCGGTGGCCCCCGCTCGGCCGGACGGCCCAACGTCACCCCCGGTGTGGACCGGCGACGCGCCCACGTACGGGTGACGTACCCCCGCGCACGCCCGGGCGCGCGGTAAGAGGTGCGGCATGACGCGTACCACTCTCGCGGCCGCCGCCACCCTCGCCGCCGCCGCATTCGCCGCGCTGCTCGCGCCCGGGGCCGCCGCCCACGCCGTGGGGGTCCCCCGGACCTTCGACCGGCTGACCGTCGCGTACGACGACGGGTCCGGCCACCCCGTGACGTACCGCATCACCTGCGGCATCCGGCGGGAGGACGCCGCGTGCTCGCACCTGGACCAGCTCGGCGGGCCGCTGCCGGACGTGCCCGCCGGGCAGGCGTGCTCGATGATCTACGGCGGGCCGCAGACCGCCCGGCTGACCGGAAGTTGGCAGGGGCGGCCGGTACGGGAGACGTACCGACGCACCAACGGCTGCGAGGTCGCCCGCTGGCACCGGATGGAGCCCGCGCTCCCCGACCCCCGGCACCGGCCCGGACAGATGCACCCGCTCGCCGCGTAGGCCGGGGCGAGACGCGGTCGGCCGGCCGGTCGCCGCGCACCCCGGCGGTACGGTCCGCCTCGCCCCGGCGGTACGGACCGCCTCGCGCCAGGGCCCGCGCCCCCGCCGCGCCGGCGGTACGGACCCGGTCGCGTCGTACGCGCCCGCCCGGACCCGTCCCGCGGCCCCGGCACCCGTACGGCCCGCCCGCCCGTACCGGTTCCGTGCAGGCCCCGCGCACATCCGGTGCGGCTCCGGTGCGGGTCGCGCGCAGATCGCGCGCAGATCGCGTACGGGCCGCGCGCAGACCGCGCACGGGCCGCGCGCAGATCGCGTACAGCTCCGGCACGGGCTCCGCACCGCCTCGCCCCCATCCCCGGGCGCCGCGCCCACCCCGCGCCCGTCCCGCGCCCAGCTCCCGCCCCGCCGACCCCTCACCCCCGTGACGTACACCACACCCTCCGCGTACAACCCTCAACCCCCCGGCGCCCAGCGCCACATACGCATCCACCGCCCCCGCGCGGAACCCGACCCGTACACTCGGTCTAGTGACATGGCCCGGGGGCAACGGCAAGATGGGCGGCCCGTGACGACGGCGACCGCCGGCCGTACCGCGTGACCGCATCACGTGACCGCTCCGGGTGACCGAACGTCGCCGCGGGCACGCGAGGTGCGCCGCGCCGGCGCGGCGCGGGCCGCCCCCGGCCCAGGGAACCGCGGTCACCTCCCCGGCGTCCGCACACCGTGAGCAGCACCGGGCCCGGACCGGCCCACGGACCCGCCCCGGTCCGCGCCCGGATCGACAGCACCACCCGCACCACCCGCACCACCGAGCACCACGCAACATGCGGTCACAAGGAGGACGCGTCCCGTGAGCAGCAGGCCATCCCGAGGCGCTGCTCGCCTCGCCTCGATACTCGACGCCCTCCCGGACGCACTGCTCCTGGTCAACGCCAACGGCACGGTGGTGAACGCGAACGCCATCGCGCTGGAGACGTTCGAGACGCCCGGGACCGCGCTGGTCGGGCGCGGACTGCTGGACCTGCTGCCGGAGTTCGACCCCAAGCGCATCCCCGGCTCGATGCGCAGCCCGCGCGAGGCCGCGCAGGACACGGACACCCGGACCAAGCCGACCCGGATGACCGCGCACCGCACCGACGGCAGCGCCTTCCCCGCCCAGGTGACGAGCGCGAACCTGGAGGACGCCCGCACCCCGTACGCCGACTTCGGCGACGGCATGCCGCACTACACCGGCGACGAACTGCTGATGCTGGTGGTGCGCGACCTGTCCGGCACGGTCGACACCGAGGCCGAACTCGCCCGCCAGCAGCGGCAGACCGAGATGATCCTGCGGGCCGCCGCCGAGGGCGTGGTCGGCGTGGACACCGCGGGCAAGGTCGTGCTGGTCAACCCCTCGGCCGCGCAGATACTCGGCCACCGCGCGACCGACCTCGGCGGCAAGGAGCTGCACCCGCTGGTGCACCACTCGCGCCCGGACGGCTCGCCGCTGGCGTACGAGGAGACCCCGCTCGCCGACACGCTGCGCAGCGGCCGCAAGCACCGGGTGCGCGGCCAGGTGCTGTGGCGCAAGGACGGCAAGCCGGTGCCGGTGGACCTGACGACGGCGCCGGTGCGCGACGGTGACCAACTGGTCGGCGCGGTGATGACGTTCACCGACCGCACCCAGTACGACGCGCTGGCCGCGCGCGCCGCGCAGCTGCGGGCGCTGCTGGACAGCTCGTTGCGCGGGCCGCTGGCCGAACTGCGCGGCGAGCTGGGCGGGTTGGCGGCCGACCCGGCCGGGCAGCTGTGGCCCGAGGCCAACCAGATCCTGCACCACCTCACCGCCGGCTACGCGCGCATCACCACGCTCATCGACAACGTCCTGGCCTTCCAGCGGCTGGACCGCGGCGAGGACAAGCTGCGGCGCGAGCCGGTCGGCCTGGACGACCTGGCCGCCGCGGCGGTCGAGGGCGCGGTCGAGCTGATCGGTCCCGGGCGGGCGCAGTACGCCGTGCACGCGCCGCAGACCGAGGTGTCGGTGGACGGCGAGCACCTGGCCAGGGCGCTGTCGCACCTGATCGCCGACGTGGCCGGCGTGGACTCCGCGGGCAACGCGATCGCGCTCGGCGGCGACTCCACGATCGTGGTCGCGGCGGCCCGGCGCGGCGACGTCGTCCGCATCGACGTGCACGGCCCGAGCGCCGGCGGCGACCCGGTCCACCTGCCGCTGGCCCGCGGGGTGGTCGAACGCCACGGCGGCGTCCTGCAGACCCACGAGGTGCCGGGGCAGGGCAGCGCGTACGTCCTGGAGGTGCCGGTCGGCCCGGAGGACGCGGGCGAGACCGCTTCGGGCGCGGCGGGAGCCGCAAGGGCCGCGAGCGCGGCTGGCGGTACGGCGTCCCCCGCGGGTGGGCGCTCGGGTTCCCACGGACGCGGACGCGCGGCGGCCGGCGAGGACGCGGGATCGGATACGAGTGCGGGCACGGGCACGGGTGCGGGTGCGGGCGGCGGTACGGGCTCGGCCGGCGCTACGGGCTCCGGTCCGCGCGGCGGTGCGGGGTCCGGGGCCGGTACGGACGCGGGCGGCGGTGCGGGCTCGCACGGTCGCCGGGGCGCGGGCAGGGGCGCCGGCGGGCGCTCGGGCTCGGCGGCGGAGGACGCGAGTCCGGTTCCTGGGCCGCGCGACCCCTCGGAGGACACCGGCACGGTCGTCGCGCCCTGGGCGGTGCCGGCCGTGACCGATCACGGCGACCAGCACGGCGACCAGTTCGGCGGCCCGCACGGTGACCAGTACGGCGGCCCGCACGGTGACCAGCGCGGCGACCAGCAGGAGGCCCCGAGCGGGCGGCGGCGCGCGCTGCGCCGGCCGCGCGAGGAGGGCGAGCCGCAGCAGGGCCGGCAGGCTCCGGCGCTGCCGGGCGGTTCCGGTGAGCGCGACGGCGCGGCGTTCTCCGCGGGCGCGGACGGTCCCGCGGCGCACGGCGAACAGCCGTCGGGGCGCCGGGCGCGGCGCGGGCGGGCGGCCGAGGAGGAGCAGCCGCCGGCCGCGCAGATGCCGGCCGCGCAGGTGCCGGCCGAGCAGGCGGGGCGGGCCGAGCTGCCCGCGCCGCCCATCCCGAACGCGCTGCCGCCGGCCGGTTCCGGCGGCGGGCCGACGGGCCGCCGCGCGCGCCGCGCCATCGAGCCCGCGAACCCGGTGGGACCGGTGGGACCGATCGCGGTGCCGCCGCAGGGCGCCGGGCCGCAGGCCGCGTGGCCGGCGCCGCAGGAGCCGCAGCCGGGCCTCCCGGCGGTCCGCCACCAGGAGCCGGCGGCGCAGGCGGCGGAGTGGCAGGACGCCCAGGGTGGGCAGGATGCCGCACCCGGACGACCCGCACTGCGCCGACCCGGCACCTCCGCGCCGAACGCGGAATGGCAGGACGCCGGGAGCGGCCAGGACCCGCAGGCCGCCGGAACCGGACGACCCGCACTGCGCCGACCCGGCACCTCCGCGCCGAACGCGGAATGGCAGGACCCGCAAGCCCCCGCACCAGGCCGACCGGCACCGCAGCGACCCGGCACGACCGCGCCCGCCGCCGCGGAATGGCAGGACGCCGGGAGCGGCCACGATCCGCAGGCCGCCGGAACCGGACGACCCGCACTGCGCCGACCCGGCACCTCCGCGCCGGGCGGCCGGGGTGGGCGGCCGGAGGTTCCGGCGCCCGCGGAGTGGCCGGGGCCGCACGATCCGCGGACGCAGAGCCCGCAGGCCGCTCCCGCGCAGCCGGGCGCGCAGCCGGCGGTTCGCCGTCAGGGCCCGTCACCGCAGGCGGCGGAGTGGCAGGACGCCCAGGGTGGGCAGGGTGCCGCACCCGGACGACCGGCGCCGCAACGCCCCGGCACGACCGCGCCGGCCGCCGCGGAGTGGCAGGACGCCCAAGGCAGCCACGACCCGCAGGCGGCAGCGGCCGGACGACCCGCACTGCGCCGACCCGGCACCTCCGCGCCGGGCGGCGCATGGCAGGACCCCGACGGCGCCCAGGACCCGCGCACCGATCCGCGTTCGCAGGGCGGCGACGCCCAGGAGCCCGGTGGGCGGACCGGGCGGCGGGCGGCGGGCGAGCGGCCGGGGACGTCCGCGCCGGGGGAGCAGCCGGGGGCGTCCGGCGCGCCCGGTGGCTGGCCGGAGCCCGGCGGCCAGGGCGGCGCGACACAGTGGCCCGGCCCGCACGCCGCAGAGGGCGGCGGGAACTCCGCCGACGCCTGGGGCCCGGCCGCCGCCGCGGCGCAGGCCGGCGACGCGCACGATCCGCGTGACCCGCACGCGCCGGAGCAGGGCCCCGGCCACGACCAGGGCCAGGCACAGGTCCGGCCGCAGGCCCAGGCCCAGGCCCACCAGGCTCAGGCCCACGCGCAGGCCCAGGGCCCGGCGCACGGGCAGAGCCACGGGCGGGCGATCAGCGTGCGGACGCTCGGCCAGGGCGTCGTCCCCTACGCCGGCCAGCCCGAGCTGCCCGCGCCGGGCGGGTCCGGCGGGTCCGGCCGACGCCGCAGGCTGGGCGCGCCGCAGCAGAGCAACGGCTCGATCCTTCCGCGCGTGCCGAGCCAGCCGGTCCCGGCGGGCCAGCCGACGCCCGGCGGCGAGACGCAGGCGCGGCAGCACCCGCAGGCCGATCCGGACAGCGGCCAGCTGCCCGT from Actinacidiphila sp. DG2A-62 includes:
- a CDS encoding response regulator, whose protein sequence is MSSRPSRGAARLASILDALPDALLLVNANGTVVNANAIALETFETPGTALVGRGLLDLLPEFDPKRIPGSMRSPREAAQDTDTRTKPTRMTAHRTDGSAFPAQVTSANLEDARTPYADFGDGMPHYTGDELLMLVVRDLSGTVDTEAELARQQRQTEMILRAAAEGVVGVDTAGKVVLVNPSAAQILGHRATDLGGKELHPLVHHSRPDGSPLAYEETPLADTLRSGRKHRVRGQVLWRKDGKPVPVDLTTAPVRDGDQLVGAVMTFTDRTQYDALAARAAQLRALLDSSLRGPLAELRGELGGLAADPAGQLWPEANQILHHLTAGYARITTLIDNVLAFQRLDRGEDKLRREPVGLDDLAAAAVEGAVELIGPGRAQYAVHAPQTEVSVDGEHLARALSHLIADVAGVDSAGNAIALGGDSTIVVAAARRGDVVRIDVHGPSAGGDPVHLPLARGVVERHGGVLQTHEVPGQGSAYVLEVPVGPEDAGETASGAAGAARAASAAGGTASPAGGRSGSHGRGRAAAGEDAGSDTSAGTGTGAGAGGGTGSAGATGSGPRGGAGSGAGTDAGGGAGSHGRRGAGRGAGGRSGSAAEDASPVPGPRDPSEDTGTVVAPWAVPAVTDHGDQHGDQFGGPHGDQYGGPHGDQRGDQQEAPSGRRRALRRPREEGEPQQGRQAPALPGGSGERDGAAFSAGADGPAAHGEQPSGRRARRGRAAEEEQPPAAQMPAAQVPAEQAGRAELPAPPIPNALPPAGSGGGPTGRRARRAIEPANPVGPVGPIAVPPQGAGPQAAWPAPQEPQPGLPAVRHQEPAAQAAEWQDAQGGQDAAPGRPALRRPGTSAPNAEWQDAGSGQDPQAAGTGRPALRRPGTSAPNAEWQDPQAPAPGRPAPQRPGTTAPAAAEWQDAGSGHDPQAAGTGRPALRRPGTSAPGGRGGRPEVPAPAEWPGPHDPRTQSPQAAPAQPGAQPAVRRQGPSPQAAEWQDAQGGQGAAPGRPAPQRPGTTAPAAAEWQDAQGSHDPQAAAAGRPALRRPGTSAPGGAWQDPDGAQDPRTDPRSQGGDAQEPGGRTGRRAAGERPGTSAPGEQPGASGAPGGWPEPGGQGGATQWPGPHAAEGGGNSADAWGPAAAAAQAGDAHDPRDPHAPEQGPGHDQGQAQVRPQAQAQAHQAQAHAQAQGPAHGQSHGRAISVRTLGQGVVPYAGQPELPAPGGSGGSGRRRRLGAPQQSNGSILPRVPSQPVPAGQPTPGGETQARQHPQADPDSGQLPVRPPVPPAQSQHPAPPAGAPGAPAAPVPPMPPGPPPTVPPGAPAAGNDPQTALLRPVRAADPGRGRSYAIGAPAAGAAEGPEPLDGPNGAVDVTDDMTAGGPGADDRQEEPLEEPRRLLVWPEPDVSTRQALTDRGYRPVIVRSREEVDAQVAEPPAALFVDPLTGPITRTALQSLRQAAAAAQVPVLVTAGLGQATREAAYGADPAVLLKALAPRDSEQHPPRVLLVESHEPIAQAFAATLERRGMQVTHASSETDAMTQAAQIHPNLVVMDLMLIRRRRQGIVDWLRGHARLDTTPLVVYTSADIEPSELPRLASGETVLFLAERSTSSDVQARIVDLLGKIGA